A single region of the Novosphingobium sp. genome encodes:
- the hutU gene encoding urocanate hydratase: MYGQMTAGTWIYIGSQGIVQGTYETFVEAGRQHYDGNLKGRWVLTAGLGGMGGAQPLAATLAGACSLNIECQQSRIDFRLRTRYVDEQAKDLDDALARIQQYTAEGKAISIALLRQRGRNPAGAGHAAACARTWSPTRPAPTIRSTATCRRAGAGRVEGEARQRSQGGREGRPCPSMAEHVKAMLAFQQSRACRPSTTATTSARWPRKRGVDNAFDFPGFVPAYIRPLFCRGIGPFRWAALSGDPAGHLQDRRQGEGADPRRRAPAPLAGHGPRAHRLPGPAGAHLLGWPGRARQRLGLAFNEMVRNGELKAPIVIGRDHLDSGSVASPNRETEAMQDGSDAVSDWPLLNALLNTASGATWVSLHHGGGVGMGFSQHSGMVIVCDGTDEAAERIARVLPNDPATGVMRHADAGYDIAIDCAREQGPEPARDPGQLTHPAAGLSIARALRFFSERAVKLLLAEDYHLTPWKNGGGVTREVAACYPQGGDGQDFLWRVSIATVAGNGPFSHFAGIDRTIAVLDGGAMVLAGANGGVILSAQSEPYAFPGERAIHATVEEPTTDLNAMTRRGACAHRMERVRFDGSVMVLADAGTTILVFNSAVTVATPRQSLAVRRFDALVDIEPGTSLRLTADGQGEVLIIRFLEDA, translated from the coding sequence ATGTACGGCCAGATGACCGCCGGCACGTGGATCTACATCGGCAGCCAGGGCATCGTGCAGGGCACCTACGAGACCTTCGTCGAGGCGGGCCGCCAGCATTACGACGGCAACCTGAAGGGCCGCTGGGTGCTGACCGCCGGCCTGGGCGGCATGGGCGGCGCGCAGCCGCTGGCCGCCACCCTGGCCGGCGCCTGCTCGCTGAACATCGAGTGCCAGCAGAGCCGCATCGATTTCCGCCTGCGCACCCGCTACGTCGACGAGCAGGCCAAGGACCTGGACGACGCGCTGGCGCGGATCCAACAATACACCGCCGAAGGCAAAGCCATCTCCATCGCCCTGCTGCGGCAACGCGGCCGAAATCCTGCCGGAGCTGGTCACGCCGCGGCGTGCGCCCGGACATGGTCACCGACCAGACCAGCGCCCACGATCCGCTCAACGGCTACCTGCCGGAGGGCTGGAGCTGGCCGCGTGGAAGGAGAAGCGCGTCAGCGATCCCAAGGCGGTCGAGAAGGCCGCCCGTGCCCGTCGATGGCCGAGCACGTCAAAGCCATGCTGGCCTTCCAGCAGAGCAGGGCGTGCCGACCTTCGACTACGGCAACAACATCCGCCAGATGGCCAAGGAAGAGGGGCGTGGACAACGCCTTCGACTTCCCCGGCTTCGTGCCGGCCTACATCCGCCCGCTGTTCTGCCGCGGCATCGGTCCGTTCCGCTGGGCCGCGCTGTCCGGCGACCCCGCAGGACATCTACAAGACCGACGCCAAGGTGAAGGAGCTGATCCCCGACGACGCGCACCTGCACCGCTGGCTGGACATGGCCCGCGAGCGCATCGCCTTCCAGGGCCTGCCGGCGCGCATCTGCTGGGTTGGCCTGGGCGAGCGCGCCAACGCCTGGGCCTGGCCTTCAACGAGATGGTGCGCAACGGCGAGCTGAAGGCGCCGATCGTCATCGGCCGCGACCACCTCGACTCCGGCTCGGTGGCCAGCCCGAACCGCGAGACCGAAGCCATGCAGGACGGCTCCGACGCGGTGTCCGACTGGCCGCTGCTGAACGCCCTGCTGAACACCGCCAGCGGCGCGACCTGGGTGTCGCTGCACCACGGCGGCGGCGTGGGCATGGGCTTCTCCCAGCACTCGGGCATGGTGATCGTCTGCGACGGCACCGACGAAGCCGCCGAGCGCATCGCCCGCGTGCTGCCCAACGACCCGGCCACCGGCGTGATGCGTCACGCCGATGCCGGCTACGATATCGCCATCGACTGCGCCCGCGAGCAAGGGCCTGAACCTGCCCGCGATCCTGGGCAACTGACCCACCCTGCCGCAGGGCTCTCGATCGCGAGAGCCCTGCGGTTCTTTTCGGAGAGAGCCGTGAAACTGCTGCTTGCGGAGGATTATCACCTCACGCCCTGGAAAAACGGCGGCGGGGTCACCCGTGAGGTGGCGGCCTGCTATCCGCAAGGCGGCGACGGCCAGGATTTCCTGTGGCGGGTCAGCATCGCGACGGTGGCCGGCAACGGGCCCTTCTCGCATTTCGCGGGTATCGACCGCACGATCGCGGTGCTCGATGGTGGGGCGATGGTGCTGGCCGGGGCCAATGGCGGGGTTATCCTCTCCGCGCAGAGCGAGCCCTATGCCTTTCCCGGCGAACGGGCCATTCATGCAACGGTTGAGGAACCGACCACCGACCTCAATGCGATGACGCGGCGCGGCGCCTGTGCGCATCGTATGGAACGCGTGCGCTTCGATGGCAGCGTGATGGTGCTCGCAGATGCCGGGACGACGATCCTCGTGTTCAACAGCGCGGTGACGGTCGCAACGCCTCGGCAATCGCTGGCCGTGCGCCGTTTCGATGCGCTGGTCGATATCGAGCCGGGCACATCGCTGAGGCTGACGGCCGATGGGCAGGGGGAGGTGTTGATCATCCGCTTCCTTGAAGATGCGTGA
- the hutC gene encoding histidine utilization repressor has protein sequence MKTTSPATISLHQQILGDIERRIVSGEWSPGYQLPIEIEMAKSYQVSRMTMNKVLTRLANNGLIERRKGSGSFVAQPRVQSAVLEIHDIEAEVRSLNREYRFRLVSRTTRKANAADAAAFLPERKSQVLDISCVHFAGRRPFCTEDRLINLNVVPEAGDIDFAHHAPGQWLQRQVPWTTAEHKIYAVGADAEHAALLEVDEGAPCLVVQRRTWHEGAAVTFVRFTYPADMHAIIASFTPATSSASTPPPAD, from the coding sequence ATGAAAACGACGTCACCAGCCACCATCTCGCTGCACCAGCAAATTCTGGGCGACATCGAAAGGCGGATTGTGTCGGGGGAATGGAGCCCCGGCTATCAACTGCCCATCGAGATCGAGATGGCCAAATCCTATCAGGTCTCGCGCATGACGATGAACAAGGTGCTGACCCGCCTTGCGAACAACGGCCTGATCGAGCGGCGCAAAGGATCCGGCAGTTTTGTGGCGCAACCACGGGTGCAGTCGGCCGTTCTGGAAATTCACGATATCGAAGCCGAAGTCCGCAGCCTGAACCGCGAATACCGCTTCAGGCTGGTGAGCCGCACCACACGCAAAGCCAACGCCGCTGACGCCGCCGCCTTCCTCCCGGAACGCAAGAGCCAGGTTCTGGATATCTCCTGCGTGCATTTTGCTGGACGCCGCCCCTTTTGCACCGAGGACCGGCTGATCAACCTCAATGTCGTCCCCGAGGCTGGCGACATCGACTTTGCCCACCATGCGCCCGGCCAGTGGCTGCAGCGACAAGTCCCCTGGACCACCGCCGAACACAAGATCTATGCCGTGGGAGCCGATGCGGAGCACGCCGCCTTGCTCGAGGTGGATGAGGGCGCACCATGCCTGGTCGTCCAGCGGCGCACCTGGCATGAAGGGGCGGCGGTCACCTTCGTGCGCTTCACCTACCCTGCCGACATGCATGCCATCATCGCAAGCTTCACGCCGGCCACCTCCAGCGCCTCGACGCCTCCACCGGCAGATTAA
- the hutI gene encoding imidazolonepropionase: MQKTLLANARIATLAPDHAGLGVVENGSILIDGGTIVAIGSDGRLPAGDATVIDLQGRWVTPGLIDCHTHLVYGGDRAREFEMRLNGATYEEVARSGGGIASSVRATNALSVDELVAATLPRLDTLMAEGVTTIEIKSGYGLNIDAELRMLRAARRLETLRPVRVLTTYLGAHATPVAYKGRNADYLAQVVLPGLEAAHAEGLVDAVDGFCEGIAFSPAEIAVLFEKARALNVPVKLHAEQLSNLGGAKLAASFGALSSDHLEYLDAEGAAAMADAGSVAVLLPGAFYALNETRKPPVALLREAGVRMALSTDSNPGTSPLTSLLLTMNMGAVLFGLKVEECIAGTTREAARALDILDRTGTIEVGKSADLAVWNIEAPAELVYRIGFNPIHMRFFKGRPGFV; this comes from the coding sequence TTGCAAAAAACCCTGCTCGCCAATGCCAGGATCGCGACGCTCGCCCCTGACCATGCAGGTCTGGGCGTGGTCGAGAATGGCTCCATCCTGATCGATGGCGGTACCATCGTTGCCATCGGGTCGGACGGTCGCCTGCCCGCCGGGGATGCCACGGTGATCGACCTTCAGGGGCGCTGGGTGACGCCGGGGCTGATCGATTGCCACACCCATCTGGTTTACGGCGGCGACCGTGCGCGCGAGTTCGAGATGCGGCTCAATGGCGCGACCTATGAAGAGGTGGCGCGATCCGGCGGCGGGATCGCCTCCTCGGTGCGGGCGACCAATGCCCTGTCGGTCGATGAGCTGGTGGCGGCCACGCTGCCGCGTCTGGATACGCTGATGGCCGAGGGTGTGACGACCATCGAGATCAAGTCGGGCTATGGCCTCAACATCGATGCCGAGCTGCGCATGCTGCGCGCCGCGCGCCGCCTTGAAACGCTGCGCCCAGTCCGGGTGCTGACCACCTATCTGGGCGCTCACGCCACGCCGGTCGCGTATAAGGGCCGCAATGCGGATTATCTGGCACAGGTCGTGCTGCCCGGCCTGGAGGCCGCCCATGCCGAGGGTCTGGTCGATGCGGTGGATGGCTTTTGCGAGGGCATTGCCTTTTCCCCCGCTGAAATCGCCGTGCTGTTTGAAAAGGCCCGCGCTCTCAATGTGCCGGTCAAGCTGCATGCCGAACAACTGTCCAACCTGGGCGGGGCGAAATTGGCGGCGTCGTTCGGGGCCTTGTCCTCGGATCATCTCGAATATCTCGACGCTGAAGGGGCCGCCGCCATGGCGGATGCCGGCAGTGTCGCGGTGCTTCTGCCGGGGGCATTCTATGCGCTCAATGAAACGCGCAAGCCGCCGGTAGCCCTGCTGCGCGAGGCGGGTGTGCGCATGGCCCTGTCCACCGACAGCAATCCGGGCACCTCTCCGCTCACCTCGCTGCTGCTGACCATGAATATGGGCGCGGTGCTGTTCGGCCTGAAGGTCGAGGAATGCATCGCGGGGACGACGCGGGAAGCAGCGCGTGCGCTGGACATTCTGGACCGCACCGGCACGATCGAGGTCGGCAAATCCGCGGATCTGGCGGTGTGGAACATCGAGGCCCCGGCCGAGCTGGTGTACCGGATCGGTTTCAACCCGATCCACATGCGCTTTTTCAAGGGACGGCCGGGCTTTGTCTGA
- a CDS encoding Lrp/AsnC family transcriptional regulator, translated as MPSTLDDLDRAILRILRMDGRRPNAEIAQAVSLSPSACLRRIKMMEQRGVITGYTVITGNENDDERGVDIVVQVTLDRQTEDYLSRFEHAVRQCPEVRECFLMTGHVDYWLRLRTDSVAAYEEIHGEVLSRLPGVTRISSSFAMRDALRPKRNRKRGS; from the coding sequence ATGCCATCCACACTCGACGATCTCGATCGTGCGATCCTGCGAATCCTGCGCATGGACGGGCGGCGCCCCAATGCGGAGATCGCGCAAGCGGTGTCACTCTCGCCATCGGCCTGCCTGCGCCGCATCAAGATGATGGAGCAGCGCGGCGTGATCACCGGCTATACGGTGATCACCGGAAATGAAAACGATGATGAACGCGGGGTCGATATCGTGGTGCAGGTCACGCTCGACCGTCAGACCGAGGATTACCTCTCCCGCTTCGAACACGCCGTGCGGCAATGCCCCGAGGTGCGGGAATGCTTCCTGATGACCGGCCACGTCGATTACTGGCTGCGTCTGCGGACCGACAGCGTGGCGGCCTATGAGGAAATCCACGGCGAGGTGCTCTCCCGCCTGCCCGGTGTGACCCGGATCAGTTCCAGCTTCGCCATGCGTGACGCGCTGCGCCCCAAAAGGAACCGCAAGCGCGGCTCATGA
- the hutG gene encoding N-formylglutamate deformylase, with translation MTVCDIERGASPLILSFPHTGTHVPEAIWNRLNDNGKLLADTDWHVHRLYAGLVEGATTVRATFHRSVIDANRDPSGHSLYPGQNTTGLVPDADFDGRAIWQEGQAPGEEEIAQRLATFHQPYHAALAAEIARVKALHGVAIVYDCHSIRSHVPFLFEGKLPDFNIGTDSGKTCAALVEQTALAIATAAQGYDAVLNGRFKGGWSTRHYGRPADHVHAIQMELAQSTYLGSEVHPFDYDEEKAEKLRFHLRKILNGIVGLAQDLI, from the coding sequence ATGACTGTTTGCGACATCGAGCGCGGCGCCTCGCCGCTGATCCTGAGCTTTCCTCACACCGGCACCCATGTTCCCGAGGCGATCTGGAACCGGCTGAACGACAATGGCAAGCTTCTGGCCGATACCGACTGGCATGTGCACCGCCTCTATGCCGGATTGGTCGAGGGGGCGACGACGGTGCGCGCGACCTTCCATCGCAGCGTCATCGATGCCAATCGCGATCCCTCCGGTCACAGCCTTTATCCGGGGCAGAACACGACCGGGCTGGTGCCGGATGCGGATTTCGACGGGCGCGCCATCTGGCAGGAAGGCCAGGCGCCGGGCGAGGAGGAGATTGCCCAGCGTCTGGCGACCTTCCATCAGCCCTATCATGCTGCGCTGGCCGCGGAGATCGCGCGGGTGAAGGCGCTGCACGGCGTGGCGATCGTCTATGACTGCCATTCGATCCGCTCGCATGTGCCCTTTCTTTTCGAGGGCAAGCTCCCCGATTTCAACATCGGCACCGACAGCGGCAAGACCTGCGCGGCTCTGGTGGAGCAGACGGCTCTTGCCATCGCCACTGCGGCGCAGGGCTATGATGCCGTGCTCAACGGGCGGTTCAAGGGCGGCTGGAGCACACGCCATTATGGGCGTCCGGCGGATCATGTTCATGCGATCCAGATGGAACTGGCTCAATCGACCTATCTCGGATCGGAAGTTCATCCTTTCGACTATGATGAGGAAAAAGCGGAGAAACTTCGCTTTCACTTGCGGAAGATCCTCAACGGGATCGTCGGGCTTGCGCAAGACCTGATCTGA
- a CDS encoding formimidoylglutamate deiminase produces MVTSVFAKSALLETGWAHSVRFELEHGCIRSIQTDAQPHPDDEHHDIMVPGTPNVHSHAFQRAMSGLAETRGPTNDSFWSWRTVMYRFALAFRPEQLEAVAAQLYMEMLEAGFTRVGEFHYLHHDQDGQPYANIAEHAERVAAAAAATGIALTLLPVFYAHSGFGGAAPSPQQRRFINSVDGYGRLVAACRSTVEAMPGGRVGLAPHSLRAATPEELTEILAFKAGGPVHIHISEQVKEVEECIVRLGARPVEWLLANAPVDRDWTLVHATHVDEREIAGMGRAKAVVGLCPITEANLGDGIFPVPPFLQQGGRFGIGSDSNIAISLTQELRMLEYSQRLALRSRNIIADAGQSTGARLLAEAVSGGAQSIHGGGALKAGGEASFVALDTSAVPYLAPEAVLDHWIFGDGVGIDSVWVLGKKRVSQGRHVDRDRISAQYRQTMKDLLHDFA; encoded by the coding sequence ATGGTGACGAGTGTCTTTGCAAAGTCGGCGCTGCTGGAAACAGGCTGGGCACACAGCGTGCGCTTCGAGCTGGAACATGGCTGCATCCGAAGCATCCAGACCGATGCGCAGCCCCATCCCGACGATGAGCACCATGACATCATGGTTCCGGGCACCCCCAATGTGCACAGCCACGCCTTTCAGCGCGCCATGTCCGGACTCGCCGAAACGCGCGGGCCCACCAACGACAGCTTCTGGAGCTGGCGGACGGTGATGTACCGTTTCGCCCTCGCCTTCCGGCCCGAACAGCTCGAGGCGGTGGCGGCGCAACTCTACATGGAAATGCTGGAGGCCGGCTTCACCCGTGTCGGCGAATTCCATTACCTGCATCACGATCAGGACGGCCAGCCCTATGCCAACATCGCCGAACATGCCGAGCGCGTGGCAGCGGCCGCGGCGGCGACGGGCATCGCGCTGACGCTGTTGCCGGTCTTTTATGCCCATTCCGGTTTCGGCGGCGCGGCCCCTTCACCGCAGCAACGGCGTTTCATCAACTCGGTCGATGGCTACGGCCGTCTGGTGGCGGCGTGCCGTTCGACCGTGGAGGCCATGCCGGGCGGCCGTGTTGGCCTGGCACCCCACAGCCTGCGCGCGGCCACGCCCGAAGAGCTGACCGAAATTCTGGCTTTCAAGGCAGGCGGCCCCGTCCACATCCATATTTCCGAGCAGGTCAAAGAGGTCGAGGAATGCATCGTCAGGCTGGGCGCGCGCCCGGTGGAATGGCTGCTGGCCAATGCGCCGGTCGACCGGGACTGGACGCTGGTGCATGCGACCCATGTCGATGAGCGCGAAATTGCCGGCATGGGCCGGGCCAAAGCCGTTGTGGGCCTGTGCCCCATCACCGAGGCCAATCTGGGCGACGGCATCTTCCCGGTCCCGCCCTTTCTGCAGCAGGGCGGCCGTTTCGGCATCGGGTCGGATTCGAACATCGCGATCTCGCTGACGCAGGAGCTGCGCATGCTCGAATATTCGCAGCGGCTGGCCTTGCGCTCACGCAACATCATCGCCGATGCGGGGCAGTCGACCGGCGCGCGCCTGCTGGCCGAAGCCGTCAGCGGCGGCGCGCAATCGATCCATGGCGGCGGCGCCCTCAAGGCCGGTGGGGAGGCGAGCTTCGTTGCGCTCGACACCAGCGCCGTGCCCTATCTGGCACCCGAGGCCGTGCTTGATCACTGGATCTTCGGCGATGGGGTGGGGATCGACAGTGTCTGGGTTCTGGGCAAAAAACGGGTTTCTCAAGGCCGCCATGTTGATCGTGACAGGATTTCAGCGCAATACCGCCAGACGATGAAGGACCTTCTTCACGACTTCGCGTGA